Proteins encoded together in one Ipomoea triloba cultivar NCNSP0323 chromosome 4, ASM357664v1 window:
- the LOC116015722 gene encoding disease resistance protein RPP13-like, whose translation MPHGNASEKISTHHCQRLNRILHPLRGKSHPCLKFRRILHRAVQDIDAITEELAKAKEQYQLFKHHLQAGTEQPASLNVLPIPTYQLITMPDSSHAASHTKEIMVGKQDEFEILKEKLIQHPSKQLEVVSIKGMTGIGKTTLAKKIYEDPSITFYFDKRAWTVASQHHNKRQMLLDLLGSKDDANKGSDEDLALRLYQSFKCERYLVVMDDVWSVEAWDALKTCFPDDGYGSRVLLTTRLVEVANHVCTQNDFSHQMQLLEQSESWKLFNEKAFKSRGAEFEMIGIPVVEKCKGLPLAIIVVAGLNLK comes from the coding sequence ATGCCACACGGGAATGCCAGTGAGAAAATCAGTACTCATCATTGCCAGAGGCTTAATCGAATTTTGCATCCGCTAAGGGGAAAATCACATCCTTGTCTCAAATTCCGTCGTATTTTGCATCGAGCTGTACAAGACATTGATGCCATCACTGAAGAGTTGGCAAAAGCCAAGGAGCAGTACcagcttttcaaacatcatctACAAGCAGGAACAGAGCAGCCTGCCTCCCTTAATGTTTTACCAATACCTACTTATCAACTTATCACCATGCCTGATTCTTCCCACGCTGCTTCACACACCAAGGAAATAATGGTTGGAAAACAGGATGAATTCGAGATTTTAAAGGAGAAGCTAATCCAGCATCCATCTAAGCAGTTAGAAGTTGTCTCAATTAAAGGTATGACAGGTATTGGTAAGACAACATTAGCAAAGAAAATTTATGAAGATCCATCAATCACTTTCTACTTTGATAAGCGAGCATGGACTGTCGCATCACAACATCACAATAAGAGGCAAATGCTCTTAGATCTTCTTGGTTCCAAAGACGATGCAAACAAAGGCAGTGATGAGGACCTAGCATTACGGCTCTACCAAAGTTTCAAGTGTGAAAGGTACTTGGTTGTGATGGATGACGTATGGAGTGTAGAGGCATGGGATGCTCTCAAAACTTGCTTTCCCGATGATGGATATGGTAGTCGAGTATTGTTGACTACTCGCCTTGTTGAGGTGGCTAATCATGTCTGCACCCAAAATGACTTTTCTCATCAAATGCAATTGTTAGAACAAAGTGAGAGTTGGAAACTATTTAATGAAAAGGCATTTAAATCTCGCGGTGCTGAATTTGAAATGATTGGGATACCAGTAGTTGAAAAATGCAAAGGACTGCCTTTGGCAATTATTGTGGTTGCAGGCCTGAATTTGAAATGA